The following are from one region of the Ignavibacteriota bacterium genome:
- a CDS encoding serine hydroxymethyltransferase: MYTQLKNDPEIFQILKQEIERQQNKLELIASENFVSSAVLEAAGSPLTNKYAEGYPGKRYYGGCEYVDMAEELARERLKKIFNAEYVNVQPHSGSQANMAAMMTLMQPGDKFLGLSLPHGGHLTHGSPVNFSGKLYQAIGYELNKETRLLDYNIIENLAKREKPKLIIAGASAYSREWDYKKLREIADATGAFLMCDMAHPAGLIAKGFLDNPLPYCDVVTSTTHKTLRGPRGGIILMGKDKENTFGLKTPKGDRLKMMSELYDSTVMPGIQGGPLMHIIMAKAVAFKEVLDDKFKFYAQQVIKNAKALADELMKYGFDIVSSGTDNHLMLIDLSNKNISGKKAENALERAGITVNKNMVPFDTKSPFVTSGIRVGTPAVTTRGMKETEMKRIAEIINSAVTNAENESTLDAIVTDVKELCSGFPLYKDII; encoded by the coding sequence ATGTACACTCAATTAAAAAACGATCCGGAAATTTTTCAAATATTAAAACAAGAAATTGAACGACAACAAAATAAGCTTGAACTTATTGCATCAGAAAATTTTGTTAGTTCCGCTGTATTGGAGGCTGCAGGTTCACCGCTAACGAATAAATATGCTGAAGGATATCCCGGAAAACGCTATTATGGTGGTTGTGAGTACGTGGATATGGCAGAAGAATTAGCACGCGAACGACTAAAGAAAATTTTTAACGCTGAATATGTAAATGTTCAGCCGCATAGTGGTTCACAAGCTAATATGGCAGCCATGATGACACTCATGCAGCCAGGTGATAAATTTTTAGGATTAAGTCTTCCACACGGGGGTCATCTTACTCACGGTTCGCCTGTGAATTTTTCAGGAAAATTATACCAGGCGATCGGTTACGAATTAAATAAAGAAACGCGTCTGCTGGATTATAATATTATTGAAAATCTTGCAAAGCGCGAAAAACCAAAACTTATTATTGCAGGTGCAAGCGCATATTCTCGAGAATGGGATTATAAAAAACTCAGGGAAATTGCTGATGCTACCGGTGCTTTTTTAATGTGCGATATGGCGCATCCGGCTGGATTAATTGCAAAAGGCTTTTTAGATAATCCGCTTCCATATTGTGATGTAGTTACTTCAACTACTCATAAAACACTTCGTGGTCCAAGAGGTGGAATTATCTTAATGGGCAAAGACAAAGAAAATACTTTTGGATTGAAAACGCCAAAAGGTGACAGATTGAAAATGATGTCAGAACTTTATGATAGTACTGTTATGCCTGGAATTCAGGGCGGACCTTTGATGCACATCATTATGGCTAAAGCTGTAGCATTTAAAGAGGTATTAGATGATAAATTTAAATTCTATGCTCAGCAAGTTATAAAAAATGCAAAAGCTCTTGCTGATGAATTAATGAAATATGGATTTGATATTGTGTCATCAGGTACGGATAATCATTTAATGCTGATTGATTTATCGAATAAAAATATATCAGGAAAGAAAGCGGAAAATGCGCTTGAAAGAGCAGGGATTACCGTTAATAAAAATATGGTTCCATTCGATACCAAGAGTCCATTTGTAACAAGCGGAATAAGAGTAGGAACACCTGCTGTTACTACTCGAGGTATGAAAGAAACTGAGATGAAGCGGATTGCTGAAATTATTAATTCAGCGGTAACCAATGCTGAAAATGAATCCACACTTGATGCTATCGTTACAGATGTAAAAGAATTATGTTCCGGGTTTCCTCTTTATAAGGATATTATTTAA
- a CDS encoding HAD family hydrolase, giving the protein MSIRAIFLDRDGTLNEDPGYISDPEKVVLFKETGDALYTLKKFGFLLIVISNQSGIARGIMSNEDVDAVNEKINSLLTAFKVSIDAFYYCPAHPDYSTPEECECRKPSPKMIFDAAAEFNVDLNQSYFIGDTVADIDCGKNAGLKTILVKTGKGEESFSILQKENNFPTFVAENLANACNLILGDI; this is encoded by the coding sequence ATGTCCATCCGTGCCATTTTTCTTGACAGGGATGGAACACTCAACGAAGACCCCGGTTATATAAGTGATCCGGAAAAAGTAGTTTTATTTAAAGAAACCGGCGACGCATTATACACTTTAAAAAAATTTGGTTTCCTGCTTATTGTAATTTCAAATCAATCAGGAATCGCAAGGGGAATAATGTCAAATGAAGATGTTGATGCTGTTAACGAAAAAATAAATTCACTTTTAACTGCTTTCAAAGTGAGTATTGATGCGTTCTATTATTGTCCTGCACATCCAGATTACAGTACGCCGGAAGAATGTGAGTGTAGAAAACCTTCGCCTAAAATGATATTTGATGCTGCAGCAGAGTTTAATGTTGATTTGAATCAATCTTATTTTATCGGTGATACAGTTGCTGATATTGATTGCGGGAAAAATGCAGGATTGAAGACAATATTAGTCAAAACAGGAAAAGGTGAGGAGAGTTTTTCTATCTTGCAAAAAGAAAATAATTTTCCAACTTTTGTAGCCGAAAATTTAGCAAATGCTTGTAACTTAATACTTGGTGATATTTAG
- the glgA gene encoding glycogen synthase GlgA, which translates to MSTKKLKILFVTSEVVPFVKTGGLADVSAALPQTLAELGHEVRIVIPKYGAVDDRKFKIHEVVRLKDIKIDIAGKEVIFSLKSCFLPGQKIRVQIYFLDNQEYFGSRNSLYSDPMTGKDYEDNDERFIILSRAVFELIIKLGWIPDIIHCNDWQCGLIPAYLKTVYKNEENFDKFKTLFTIHNLAYQGEFPKSSFKKTGLPESLNSDKGILHKGKLNFMKSGLLFADIINTVSETYANEIRTDSEIGGQLKDILAKRKDDLYGIINGIDNKVWNPDRDKHLPKKYTIKNVEQKVVNKQALAEKFGFEFNEDVPIIGLISRLYDSKGIDLVQKILPQLLKENIQMIVLGTGDKEYHNFFDQMARKHSDKFACYLGFNDDLAHLIEGGADMFLMPSKYEPCGLNQMYSLNYGTVPIVRETGGLADTVKRFSEKSKDGNGFVFKKYNAEEFLSEVKRAIKVYQDKETWDKIVRAGMKEDFSWHSSAKKYIELYKTILDES; encoded by the coding sequence ATGTCTACAAAAAAGCTAAAAATCCTGTTTGTAACATCAGAAGTTGTTCCGTTTGTAAAAACAGGCGGACTCGCAGATGTTTCAGCAGCATTGCCTCAAACTCTGGCTGAGTTAGGTCATGAAGTTCGTATTGTTATTCCAAAATATGGTGCAGTTGATGATCGGAAGTTTAAAATTCACGAAGTTGTAAGATTAAAAGACATTAAGATTGATATAGCAGGCAAAGAGGTTATCTTTTCTTTAAAATCGTGTTTTCTTCCCGGACAAAAAATCAGAGTGCAAATTTATTTTCTTGATAATCAGGAATATTTTGGAAGCAGAAATAGTCTTTATTCTGATCCTATGACTGGGAAAGATTATGAAGATAACGATGAAAGATTTATAATTTTAAGCAGAGCAGTTTTTGAACTGATTATTAAATTGGGATGGATTCCGGATATAATTCATTGCAATGACTGGCAGTGTGGTTTGATTCCGGCTTATCTTAAAACTGTTTACAAAAACGAAGAAAATTTTGATAAGTTTAAAACACTCTTTACAATTCACAACCTTGCATATCAGGGTGAATTTCCAAAATCCTCATTCAAGAAAACCGGTTTACCGGAAAGTCTGAATTCTGATAAAGGAATACTTCACAAAGGTAAATTGAATTTTATGAAAAGCGGTTTGTTGTTTGCAGATATCATAAATACAGTAAGTGAAACTTATGCAAACGAAATAAGAACAGATTCTGAAATCGGTGGTCAGTTGAAAGATATTCTGGCTAAGAGAAAAGATGATCTCTATGGTATAATAAACGGTATCGATAATAAAGTGTGGAATCCTGATCGGGATAAACATCTTCCTAAAAAGTACACAATAAAAAATGTTGAACAAAAAGTGGTCAACAAACAAGCTCTTGCTGAAAAATTTGGATTTGAATTCAATGAAGATGTTCCGATTATTGGTTTGATATCGCGATTGTATGATTCAAAGGGAATAGACCTCGTTCAAAAAATTCTTCCTCAACTGCTCAAAGAAAACATTCAAATGATTGTGCTTGGTACAGGTGATAAAGAATATCATAACTTTTTTGATCAGATGGCAAGAAAGCACAGTGATAAATTCGCTTGCTATCTCGGATTTAATGATGACCTCGCACATTTAATTGAAGGTGGTGCTGATATGTTTCTGATGCCATCCAAGTACGAACCATGCGGACTTAATCAGATGTACAGTTTAAACTATGGAACTGTTCCGATAGTTCGTGAGACCGGCGGACTTGCTGATACAGTAAAACGATTCAGCGAAAAATCAAAAGATGGTAATGGTTTTGTATTTAAGAAATACAATGCTGAAGAGTTTCTCAGTGAAGTCAAACGTGCAATAAAAGTTTATCAGGATAAAGAAACCTGGGATAAAATTGTAAGAGCCGGTATGAAAGAAGATTTTAGCTGGCACTCCTCTGCAAAGAAATACATTGAATTGTATAAGACAATCCTAGATGAGAGTTGA
- a CDS encoding SPOR domain-containing protein, protein MKIALSLVAVCVLLIGCSAATGSRYETKKESKPEIKLEQSSEVIEDFDITPYRTKIEIEAPPIGTDKLPPDVWYGYNSDSTSIVKKIIGTADGYRVQVLSTDDIDQANNIRAEVYEKTSRKEVYVVFEPPFYKVKVGDFTVKSEAENLRFKLNQLGYTESKVVQETINIFE, encoded by the coding sequence TTGAAAATTGCTTTATCGCTTGTTGCTGTCTGCGTTCTGCTGATTGGTTGCAGTGCTGCAACCGGTTCACGTTATGAAACTAAAAAAGAATCAAAACCCGAAATTAAATTAGAACAAAGTTCTGAAGTAATTGAAGATTTTGATATTACTCCTTACCGCACTAAAATAGAAATCGAAGCTCCGCCAATCGGGACTGACAAGCTGCCACCAGATGTTTGGTACGGCTACAATTCTGATTCTACAAGTATTGTAAAAAAAATTATTGGAACTGCGGATGGTTACAGAGTTCAGGTATTATCAACTGATGACATAGATCAGGCGAATAATATTCGTGCTGAAGTTTATGAAAAGACTTCCAGAAAGGAAGTTTATGTAGTTTTTGAACCACCGTTTTATAAAGTTAAAGTTGGAGACTTTACTGTAAAATCCGAAGCTGAAAATCTCAGGTTTAAACTGAACCAACTTGGTTACACAGAATCTAAAGTTGTTCAGGAAACCATAAATATTTTTGAATGA
- a CDS encoding imidazolonepropionase encodes MKKLLFNPASVITVNTSGKNYKRGKELSEIGCLDNHSIVIEDDLIKDIVSTASIDKKNFDEVIDLTGKTVLPGLVECHTHTAFAGSRADEFRQKLRGIGYEEIAKKGGGINTTVTAVRSSSFEELVNIIKPRIDHFISQGITTLEIKSGYGLNFENERKLLQVINFLDEIYPIDIIPTFLGAHTFPKEHKENHQAYVEEITEKMIPHFAEQKLDEFCDGFCESTAFSANEMDEIFTTAKSYGLKLKLHTDQFNSIGGLDIALKHKAISVDHLEVIKDEDVPKLGQSETVAVLLPGVSFFLNHQFAPARKLIDQNAIVALATDYNPGSSHISSLSLIMSIAALKMKMTIEETISAVTINSAKALCREKSIGSIEIGKKADFAVLNTTDYADIVYSIGSNLNCMTIKAGNVIYHSAF; translated from the coding sequence ATGAAAAAACTTTTATTTAATCCGGCATCTGTCATTACAGTCAATACATCAGGAAAAAATTACAAGCGTGGGAAAGAACTATCTGAGATTGGTTGTCTGGACAATCACTCGATAGTTATCGAAGACGATTTAATTAAAGATATTGTCAGCACTGCATCAATTGATAAAAAAAATTTCGATGAAGTAATTGACTTAACCGGAAAAACAGTTTTACCCGGTTTAGTTGAATGTCACACGCACACAGCATTCGCCGGTTCACGAGCTGATGAATTCAGACAGAAGTTGAGAGGAATTGGTTACGAAGAAATTGCAAAAAAAGGCGGTGGAATAAATACAACCGTAACTGCTGTACGTTCATCTTCATTTGAAGAGCTTGTGAACATAATAAAACCAAGAATTGATCATTTTATTTCGCAGGGAATTACCACTCTTGAAATTAAAAGCGGGTACGGATTGAATTTTGAAAATGAAAGAAAGCTTTTGCAGGTAATAAATTTTCTTGACGAAATATATCCAATAGATATTATTCCTACTTTTCTCGGTGCACATACATTTCCAAAAGAACACAAAGAGAATCACCAAGCTTATGTTGAAGAAATAACTGAGAAGATGATTCCTCATTTTGCAGAACAAAAGCTTGATGAGTTTTGCGATGGGTTTTGTGAATCAACAGCTTTTTCAGCAAATGAAATGGATGAGATATTCACCACAGCAAAAAGTTATGGTCTGAAACTTAAACTGCATACAGATCAATTTAATTCAATCGGTGGACTGGATATTGCATTAAAACACAAAGCAATTTCAGTTGATCATCTTGAAGTAATAAAAGATGAAGATGTTCCAAAACTAGGACAATCAGAAACAGTGGCAGTTCTTCTTCCAGGAGTTTCTTTTTTTCTGAATCATCAATTTGCACCTGCAAGAAAATTGATAGATCAAAATGCAATTGTCGCTCTCGCTACTGATTATAATCCCGGCTCATCTCACATTTCAAGTTTGAGTTTGATTATGAGTATTGCAGCATTAAAGATGAAGATGACTATCGAAGAGACAATAAGTGCAGTAACAATTAATTCTGCTAAAGCTTTATGCAGAGAAAAAAGTATCGGCTCAATTGAGATAGGTAAGAAAGCTGACTTTGCTGTTTTAAATACTACTGACTATGCTGATATCGTTTATTCGATTGGCAGTAATTTGAATTGTATGACGATAAAGGCTGGGAATGTTATTTATCATTCTGCCTTTTGA
- a CDS encoding T9SS type A sorting domain-containing protein produces the protein MKNILHLIILVLITTTEGVKSQEINPLDFFPHHLGDLWQYITYTQTGGEFWERKITAIDTVWSDSSIIITERIRNSYDIKNKIYLNDSLIVYWESWGGGIWEPRYKFNVLINTFWLSDPFFPFYTKYINESEELVFEDTLLYREYWTAPDTFFILALYTECLALGIGFYYGEFEVGITVLNGCIINGIQYGIILNIEDQNGDGLPSEYILDNFPNPFNGQTTIHYYLPSTDHLTISIYDVLGNEIEKLYSGEEKEGHHYKIWNPKTNSSGPYFVVMRTNETQITHKILFLK, from the coding sequence ATGAAAAATATTCTTCATCTTATAATATTAGTTTTAATAACAACAACTGAGGGTGTTAAATCTCAGGAAATTAATCCGCTTGATTTTTTCCCACATCACCTTGGGGATTTGTGGCAGTATATTACCTACACGCAAACTGGTGGCGAATTTTGGGAAAGGAAAATAACTGCTATTGATACCGTGTGGTCAGATTCCTCTATAATTATTACTGAGCGTATAAGGAATTCTTACGATATTAAAAATAAGATCTATTTAAATGATAGTCTTATTGTTTATTGGGAAAGCTGGGGAGGAGGTATATGGGAACCAAGATATAAGTTTAATGTCCTCATAAATACTTTTTGGTTAAGCGATCCATTTTTCCCTTTTTATACAAAATATATTAATGAAAGTGAAGAATTAGTTTTCGAAGATACTCTTTTGTATAGAGAGTACTGGACGGCACCAGATACTTTCTTTATCTTAGCTCTTTATACTGAATGTTTAGCATTAGGGATCGGATTCTACTATGGTGAATTTGAAGTTGGTATTACAGTTCTGAATGGATGTATAATAAATGGAATTCAATACGGCATAATATTAAATATTGAGGATCAAAATGGAGATGGACTACCTTCCGAATATATCTTAGATAACTTTCCAAATCCATTTAATGGTCAGACAACAATTCACTATTACTTACCCTCTACTGATCATTTAACAATAAGTATTTACGACGTTCTTGGAAATGAAATTGAGAAATTATATAGTGGAGAGGAAAAGGAAGGACACCATTATAAAATCTGGAATCCAAAAACGAATTCAAGCGGACCATATTTTGTTGTTATGAGAACTAATGAAACACAAATAACTCATAAAATTTTATTTCTTAAATAG
- a CDS encoding T9SS type A sorting domain-containing protein, whose translation MDIVKPSAGDKPSDYSLNQNYPNPFNPVTTIDYSIQKAGEVSFKVYDMLGTEVANLVNENQEAGNYSVTFNAAELPRRSGSALTSGIYFYTLTSGNFMETKKLILLK comes from the coding sequence ATAGATATTGTTAAACCGTCGGCTGGTGATAAGCCCTCTGATTATTCTCTAAATCAGAACTATCCTAATCCTTTTAATCCTGTTACAACGATTGACTACTCAATCCAAAAAGCTGGAGAAGTATCGTTTAAGGTTTATGATATGCTCGGAACTGAAGTAGCAAACTTAGTAAATGAAAATCAAGAAGCAGGAAATTATTCAGTTACTTTCAACGCAGCAGAACTTCCGAGGCGATCAGGCTCAGCATTGACGAGTGGAATTTATTTCTACACATTAACTTCAGGAAATTTTATGGAGACGAAGAAATTAATTTTGCTGAAGTAA
- a CDS encoding Ig-like domain-containing protein, with product MSFILITKCANQLPPGGGDVDKIPPKIVEVYPPDGTINFNENYFEINFSEYVDKRSVRDAIFISPYIEGNFEYSWSGTSLEVTFPVQLKEDVTYTITIGTDVIDLNNKNRMAQSFTFSFSTGEKIDRRIISGKVYGKENEGIFIYAYKLGESVDSILERKPDYVSQTGIGGNFSLQGLGSGTYRIFAVNDQYKDYLYQQDQDKIGIPQTDIILSETDSLYSGLYFLLFNADVSSPRLIGAIMTDHNHLLVSCNKPVSNESTRADNFTVVDSTDNKIYKMQYAFKGKTKPEEFILMFESKINPANLVYLIADTLTDEIGNVMSNDFTKVVVSDRVDTNSIKIVSTEPAASGSIDFENTEIKIFFDEAFNKDFNISAVALTDTFGKPISFDLDFYDDATLVIKPFESLKPDKDYLVKLHLRNFVDLAGNKTDSLFQFKFRTISGLDFTGLSGNIIDLDYTKNPVLILENGENPQLKYQLNISDDKFEFTRIEPGKYLLWCFLDEDSSGKYNYGWPEPIEFSERFSFYPDTLNLRPRWEVTDLIFRFK from the coding sequence TTGTCTTTTATCTTAATTACAAAGTGTGCAAATCAGCTTCCGCCGGGAGGAGGTGACGTTGATAAAATTCCACCAAAAATTGTAGAAGTTTATCCGCCTGATGGCACAATAAATTTTAATGAAAATTATTTCGAAATCAATTTTTCAGAATATGTTGATAAACGATCTGTTCGGGATGCAATTTTTATCTCACCTTATATTGAAGGCAATTTTGAATACAGTTGGAGCGGAACATCGCTTGAAGTTACTTTTCCAGTTCAACTAAAAGAAGATGTTACCTACACAATTACTATCGGGACAGATGTTATTGATTTAAATAATAAAAACAGAATGGCTCAGTCATTTACGTTTTCTTTTTCAACAGGGGAGAAGATTGACAGGAGAATCATTTCAGGAAAAGTATATGGAAAAGAAAACGAAGGTATTTTTATTTATGCTTATAAACTGGGGGAGAGTGTAGATTCAATTTTAGAACGTAAACCTGATTATGTTTCGCAAACAGGAATTGGCGGCAATTTTAGTTTGCAGGGATTAGGTTCCGGAACTTATAGAATTTTTGCAGTGAATGATCAGTACAAAGATTATTTATATCAGCAGGACCAGGATAAGATAGGAATACCACAGACTGACATAATTCTTAGTGAAACAGATTCACTTTATTCAGGTTTATACTTTTTGCTTTTTAATGCGGACGTATCATCACCAAGATTGATTGGTGCTATTATGACAGATCACAATCACCTTCTTGTGAGCTGCAACAAGCCAGTAAGTAATGAATCGACAAGAGCTGATAATTTTACTGTTGTTGATTCTACTGACAATAAAATTTACAAGATGCAGTACGCGTTCAAAGGGAAAACAAAACCCGAAGAATTTATTCTAATGTTCGAATCTAAAATTAATCCTGCAAACCTGGTTTATTTAATCGCAGATACTTTGACTGATGAAATTGGAAATGTTATGTCAAATGATTTTACCAAAGTTGTTGTCAGCGATAGAGTAGATACTAATTCAATAAAAATTGTTTCAACAGAACCAGCAGCAAGTGGTTCGATTGACTTTGAAAATACTGAAATTAAAATTTTCTTTGATGAAGCTTTCAATAAAGATTTTAATATCTCTGCAGTTGCTTTGACAGATACATTTGGCAAACCGATTTCTTTTGACCTGGATTTTTATGACGATGCAACGCTCGTGATTAAACCGTTTGAAAGTTTAAAACCGGACAAAGACTATTTGGTAAAACTTCATTTGAGAAATTTTGTTGATCTTGCTGGTAACAAAACTGATTCCTTATTTCAATTTAAATTCAGAACAATTTCAGGATTAGATTTTACAGGATTGTCCGGAAACATCATTGATCTGGATTACACAAAAAATCCCGTATTGATTTTAGAAAATGGAGAGAATCCGCAATTGAAATATCAATTGAATATCAGTGATGATAAATTTGAATTTACGCGCATTGAACCTGGGAAGTATTTACTTTGGTGTTTTCTGGATGAGGATAGCAGTGGGAAATATAATTACGGCTGGCCTGAACCAATTGAATTTTCAGAAAGGTTTTCCTTTTATCCGGATACTTTGAACCTTCGACCGAGATGGGAAGTAACAGATTTGATTTTTAGGTTTAAGTGA
- the mltG gene encoding endolytic transglycosylase MltG, whose protein sequence is MQSRFKNLLTRWEFLSVVGVFIFILIISYLTFFTPNYFTSSSPIRFDISKGESFDSIAERLFEKGIIPGKTNFKIAAFIYGAEKKIRAARFRIPNGLSYLDLLDLFISGECDFQRTLTINPGQTIKWLAHRLQKYVYIDSTEFVRLANDKTFADSLGLHQKSFEGYLFATDYEIYERSSPQEAITLFYDAFKDFYNDSLIQRTNEIGFTVHEIITLASIIKGETNKEDEMPRISGVYHNRLRIGMKLQADPTIQYVIPGGWKRLTYKDLELNSPYNTYKYFGLPPGPINNPGRAAIISALYPEKNNYLYFVADGTGGHVFGKNLTEHNNNVKKYREFIRKQNSKANN, encoded by the coding sequence ATGCAAAGTAGATTTAAAAATTTGTTGACTCGCTGGGAGTTTTTAAGTGTAGTTGGTGTTTTCATATTCATATTAATTATTTCTTATCTGACTTTCTTTACTCCGAACTATTTTACAAGCAGTTCGCCAATTAGGTTTGATATCAGTAAAGGCGAAAGTTTTGATTCAATAGCTGAACGATTATTTGAGAAGGGGATAATTCCCGGCAAAACTAATTTTAAAATAGCAGCGTTTATTTACGGTGCTGAAAAAAAAATCCGGGCAGCAAGATTCCGTATTCCGAATGGATTGAGTTATCTCGATCTGCTTGATTTATTTATTTCAGGTGAATGTGATTTTCAGAGAACTTTAACGATTAATCCCGGACAAACTATTAAATGGCTTGCTCATCGTCTGCAAAAATATGTTTACATTGATTCGACAGAGTTTGTAAGACTTGCCAACGATAAAACTTTTGCGGATTCGCTCGGTCTTCATCAAAAATCATTTGAAGGTTATTTGTTTGCAACCGATTATGAAATCTACGAAAGAAGCTCACCGCAAGAAGCAATCACGCTATTTTATGATGCCTTCAAGGATTTTTACAATGATAGTCTGATTCAAAGAACAAATGAGATTGGTTTTACTGTTCACGAGATTATAACACTTGCATCAATTATTAAAGGCGAAACAAATAAAGAAGATGAGATGCCAAGAATTTCCGGTGTTTATCATAACAGATTACGGATTGGAATGAAACTTCAGGCTGATCCAACAATTCAGTATGTTATTCCTGGCGGCTGGAAAAGATTAACCTATAAAGATCTTGAACTTAATTCTCCATACAATACTTATAAATATTTCGGATTACCTCCCGGACCAATTAACAATCCTGGTAGAGCAGCCATCATCTCTGCACTTTATCCGGAAAAAAATAATTATCTTTACTTCGTTGCTGATGGTACAGGTGGTCATGTGTTTGGTAAAAATTTAACCGAGCACAATAACAATGTTAAAAAGTACAGAGAGTTTATCAGGAAGCAAAATTCAAAAGCTAATAATTAA
- the tsaD gene encoding tRNA (adenosine(37)-N6)-threonylcarbamoyltransferase complex transferase subunit TsaD: MTDSRKLNILGIESSCDETSVAILINDEVKANLISSQHFHKAFGGVVPELSSRAHLQIIKPLIDSALKTTGLSLNQIDLFAATAGPGLIGALLVGLTYAKGLSFSLNKPLIAINHIEGHIFSGFLMEKKPEFPMLTLVVSGGHTLLLYVENFTKVYLLGTTVDDAAGEAFDKVSKLLGFGYPGGPQIEASALNGDENSIKFPIAELKDKFNFSFSGLKTSVLRFVQNNFPEKNIPEKDLNNISASFQKALVDALLQKVVRALNDYTVNSLSLVGGVAANKKLRDEMTALSKKFNIPCIIPSMEYCGDNAAMIALRGFQLYSSGATDDLSVKPYPAIPENHFLRMN, translated from the coding sequence ATGACTGATTCCCGGAAATTAAATATACTGGGAATTGAAAGCTCCTGTGATGAAACTTCGGTTGCCATTCTTATTAATGATGAAGTAAAAGCAAATCTGATATCATCACAACATTTTCATAAAGCTTTCGGCGGGGTTGTTCCTGAATTATCGAGCAGAGCACATTTGCAAATAATTAAACCACTTATTGATTCAGCATTAAAAACTACAGGATTAAGTCTAAATCAGATTGATTTGTTTGCTGCAACTGCTGGTCCGGGATTAATCGGTGCGTTACTCGTTGGACTAACTTATGCTAAAGGTTTATCATTCTCGCTGAACAAACCTTTAATAGCAATTAATCATATTGAAGGACATATATTTTCCGGATTTCTGATGGAGAAAAAACCTGAATTTCCAATGTTAACTTTGGTCGTGTCCGGTGGTCATACACTTTTATTGTATGTGGAAAATTTTACTAAAGTATATTTGCTCGGTACAACTGTCGATGATGCAGCAGGTGAGGCATTCGATAAAGTTTCAAAATTATTGGGATTTGGATATCCCGGTGGTCCACAGATAGAAGCAAGTGCATTAAATGGTGATGAGAATTCAATTAAGTTTCCGATTGCTGAATTAAAAGATAAATTCAATTTTTCATTTAGTGGATTGAAAACATCGGTGCTTCGATTTGTACAAAATAATTTTCCTGAAAAGAACATCCCTGAAAAAGATTTGAACAACATTTCAGCTTCATTTCAAAAAGCTCTGGTTGATGCTTTGCTTCAAAAAGTAGTGCGTGCATTGAATGATTACACTGTTAATTCACTATCACTTGTTGGCGGAGTCGCAGCAAATAAAAAATTAAGAGATGAAATGACGGCTCTTTCTAAAAAATTTAATATTCCTTGTATTATTCCGTCAATGGAATACTGTGGAGATAACGCTGCGATGATTGCACTGAGAGGATTTCAGCTTTATTCTTCAGGTGCAACTGATGATCTGAGTGTTAAACCGTATCCTGCAATTCCTGAAAATCATTTTCTCAGGATGAATTAA